One genomic region from Eublepharis macularius isolate TG4126 chromosome 18, MPM_Emac_v1.0, whole genome shotgun sequence encodes:
- the FES gene encoding tyrosine-protein kinase Fes/Fps isoform X3: MVTLTRPAQAQGMQDHHQGTSPARQLVGGPGFGVQLGCPEGHSGLLQLQEAEIRQLEGLRKWMGQRAKSDREYAALLHQMYCAAEKQESSRQPGPSQTGQCWWSLVTQTEALSQLLQQHAEALLSGPVHKLSLLARDKQQLRRCYNEQWQQLSQEFARATQQEPERLKAQYLTHIRESAQAKRKYQEASKEKEREKAKDRYVRSLWKLYSLHNQYVLALRAAEVHHAHHFQQVLPGMLQSLYSLQMEMAHITKEALQEYAAITSLVQEEMVSVHQAMRRALERLHPAAEYNGFTPQCSCGSEPPSVVAFDKSLLEDVEAEGLQAGELQLNELTLESVQHTLTSVEEELAGAIRSTENHQQRVQALQGEIQKEECAGSTAERVLLLAKRQALHEALLHAQVAQCSQAKLQAQKEVLQHKLKELGSRDPPPAPTLQEESQPLIPVGQELERDGTRRPALEVLKHHFSGIFRPRFSLPPAMPVLPEAQKPLSQQAWYHGAIPRLEVLQLLQADGDFLVRESQGKQEYVLSVLWDGQPRHFILQAVENQYRLEGEAFPTIPLLIDHFLKTKQLVTKKSGILLVKPIIKDKWVLAHEDILLGERIGQGHFGEVFSGRLLSDNTPVAVKSCRETLPPELKARFLQEARILKQYDHPNIVRLIGVCTQKHPIYIVMELVQGGDFLSFLRNDGARLKVKELLRMMQDAAAGMEYLASKCCIHRDLAARNCLVTENNKLKISDFGMSREEEDGIYSSMGGMKQIPVKWTAPEALCYGRYSSESDVWSFGILVWETFSLGATPYSNMSNQQTREAVEKGMRMSCPDQCPKEVYQLMLRCWEYNPQDRPMFSTLLRELVAFQKKLL; this comes from the exons ATG GTCACGCTAACGAGACCGGCACAGGCTCAGGGTATGCAGGACCATCACCAG GGAACGAGCCCAGCGAGGCAGCTCGTCGGCGGCCCGGGCTTCGGGGTGCAGCTGGGCTGCCCCGAGGGCCACAGCgggctgctgcagctgcaggAAGCGGAGATCCGCCAGCTGGAGGGGCTGAGGAAGTGGATGGGGCAGCGCGCCAAGAGCGACCGCGAGTACGCCGCCCTGCTGCACCAGATGTACTGCGCGGCCGAGAAGCAGGAGAGCAGCCGGCAGCCCGGCCCCAGCCAGACCGGCCAG TGCTGGTGGTCGCTGGTGACCCAGACGGAGGCGCTGAGCCAGCTCCTGCAGCAGCACGCCGAGGCCCTGCTTTCGGGGCCCGTCCACAAACTCAGCCTGCTCGCCCGCGACAAGCAGCAGCTGCGCCGGTGCTACAacgagcagtggcagcagctgagcCAGGAGTTCGCCCGG GCCACTCAACAAGAGCCTGAGCGACTGAAGGCCCAGTACCTCACCCACATCCGTGAGAGCGCCCAGGCGAAGCGCAAGTACCAGGAAGCCAGCAAAG AAAAGGAGCGAGAGAAAGCCAAAGACCGATATGTGCGGAGCCTGTGGAAGCTCTACTCGTTGCACAACCAGTACGTGCTGGCCCTCAGGGCCGCGGAAGTACACCATGCCCACCACTTCCAGCAGGTGCTGCCCGGCATGCTGCAATCTCTCTACAGCCTGCAGATGGAGATGGCCCACATCAC AAAGGAGGCATTGCAGGAGTACGCTGCCATCACCAGCCTCGTGCAAGAAGAGATGGTGTCTGTGCACCAAGCAATGCGCAGGGCCCTCGAGCGCCTCCACCCGGCCGCGGAGTATAACGGCTTCACTCCCCAGTGCAG CTGCGGGAGCGAGCCCCCTTCAGTGGTGGCCTTTGACAAGAGCCTTCTGGAGGACGTGGAGGCAGAAGGCCTGCAAGCAGGGGAGCTGCAGCTGAACGAGCTCACCCTGGAAAGCGTGCAGCACAC CCTCACCTCAGTAGAGGAGGAGCTGGCTGGGGCCATCAGAAGCACCGAGAACCACCAGCAGCGGGTCCAGGCCCTGCAGGGAGAAATCCAGAAGGAAGAGTGTGCCGGCAGCACTGCAGAGCG GGTCCTCCTGCTGGCAAAGCGCCAGGCCCTGCACGAAGCCCTGCTCCACGCTCAGGTGGCCCAATGCAGTCAGGCCAAGCTTCAGGCCCAAAAGGAGGTGCTGCAACACAAGCTGAAGGAACTGGGCTCCAGGGACCCCCCGCCTGCCCCAACCCTGCAAGAGGAGAGTCAGCCACTGATCCCTGTGGGGCAG GAACTGGAACGTGATGGGACTCGAAGACCGGCCTTGGAGGTCCTGAAACACCACTTCTCCGGCATCTTCCGCCCGCGCTTCTCC CTGCCACCCGCTATGCCTGTCCTGCCGGAGGCACAAAAGCCCCTCAGCCAGCAAGCCTGGTACCATGGTGCCATCCCCCGCCTggaggtgctgcagctgctgcaggctgACGGGGACTTCTTGGTGCGGGAGAGCCAAGGCAAGCAGGAGTATGTCCTCTCTGTGCTGTGGGATGGCCAGCCCCGGCACTTCATCCTCCAAGCGGTGGAG AACCAGTATCGCCTGGAGGGCGAAGCATTCCCAACCATCCCCCTGCTCATCGACCATTTCCTTAAGACCAAGCAGCTTGTCACGAAGAAGAGTGGCATCCTTTTGGTCAAGCCCATCATCAAG GACAAGTGGGTGCTGGCGCATGAGGACATTCTGTTGGGAGAGCGCATAGGGCAG ggCCACTTTGGGGAGGTGTTCAGTGGGCGCCTGCTTTCCGACAACACTCCAGTGGCCGTGAAGTCCTGCCGTGAAACTCTCCCGCCGGAGCTGAAGGCCAGATTCCTGCAAGAGGCTAG GATCCTAAAGCAATATGATCACCCCAATATTGTTCGACTCATTGGCGTCTGCACTCAGAAACACCCCATTTACATTGTCATGGAGCTAGTTCAGG GAGGAGACTTTCTTAGCTTCCTGCGGAATGATGGGGCCCGGCTGAAAGTGAAGGAGCTGCTCCGGATGATGCAGGATGCAGCAGCGGGGATGGAGTATCTGGCAAGCAAGTGCTGCATCCACCG GGATCTAGCGGCACGGAACTGCCTGGTGACAGAGAATAACAAACTCAAGATCAGTGACTTTGGGATGTCCCGAGAGGAGGAAGATGGCATTTATTCCTCCATGGGCGGCATGAAGCAGATCCCTGTGAAGTGGACAGCACCGGAAGCCCTCTGTTACG GTCGGTActcttctgaaagtgatgtctgGAGCTTTGGGATCCTGGTTTGGGAAACCTTCAGTCTGGGTGCTACACCTTATTCCAATATGAGCAACCAGCAGACCCGTGAGGCTGTGGAAAAGG GAATGAGGATGAGTTGTCCCGATCAGTGCCCGAAAGAAGTGTATCAGCTCATGCTGAGGTGCTGGGAATACAACCCCCAGGACAGGCCAATGTTTAGCACCCTTCTCCGGGAACTTGTTGCTTTTCAGAAGAAGCTGTTGTGA
- the FES gene encoding tyrosine-protein kinase Fes/Fps isoform X2, whose protein sequence is MSLGLGRVRFVQKAVGMTEDTDVQVTLTRPAQAQGMQDHHQGTSPARQLVGGPGFGVQLGCPEGHSGLLQLQEAEIRQLEGLRKWMGQRAKSDREYAALLHQMYCAAEKQESSRQPGPSQTGQCWWSLVTQTEALSQLLQQHAEALLSGPVHKLSLLARDKQQLRRCYNEQWQQLSQEFARATQQEPERLKAQYLTHIRESAQAKRKYQEASKEKEREKAKDRYVRSLWKLYSLHNQYVLALRAAEVHHAHHFQQVLPGMLQSLYSLQMEMAHITKEALQEYAAITSLVQEEMVSVHQAMRRALERLHPAAEYNGFTPQCSCGSEPPSVVAFDKSLLEDVEAEGLQAGELQLNELTLESVQHTLTSVEEELAGAIRSTENHQQRVQALQGEIQKEECAGSTAERVLLLAKRQALHEALLHAQVAQCSQAKLQAQKEVLQHKLKELGSRDPPPAPTLQEESQPLIPVGQELERDGTRRPALEVLKHHFSGIFRPRFSLPPAMPVLPEAQKPLSQQAWYHGAIPRLEVLQLLQADGDFLVRESQGKQEYVLSVLWDGQPRHFILQAVENQYRLEGEAFPTIPLLIDHFLKTKQLVTKKSGILLVKPIIKDKWVLAHEDILLGERIGQGHFGEVFSGRLLSDNTPVAVKSCRETLPPELKARFLQEARILKQYDHPNIVRLIGVCTQKHPIYIVMELVQGGDFLSFLRNDGARLKVKELLRMMQDAAAGMEYLASKCCIHRDLAARNCLVTENNKLKISDFGMSREEEDGIYSSMGGMKQIPVKWTAPEALCYGRYSSESDVWSFGILVWETFSLGATPYSNMSNQQTREAVEKGMRMSCPDQCPKEVYQLMLRCWEYNPQDRPMFSTLLRELVAFQKKLL, encoded by the exons ATGTCTTTAGGCTTAGGAAGAGTGAGATTTGTCCAGAAAGCTGTGGGGATGACAGAGGACACGGATG TCCAGGTCACGCTAACGAGACCGGCACAGGCTCAGGGTATGCAGGACCATCACCAG GGAACGAGCCCAGCGAGGCAGCTCGTCGGCGGCCCGGGCTTCGGGGTGCAGCTGGGCTGCCCCGAGGGCCACAGCgggctgctgcagctgcaggAAGCGGAGATCCGCCAGCTGGAGGGGCTGAGGAAGTGGATGGGGCAGCGCGCCAAGAGCGACCGCGAGTACGCCGCCCTGCTGCACCAGATGTACTGCGCGGCCGAGAAGCAGGAGAGCAGCCGGCAGCCCGGCCCCAGCCAGACCGGCCAG TGCTGGTGGTCGCTGGTGACCCAGACGGAGGCGCTGAGCCAGCTCCTGCAGCAGCACGCCGAGGCCCTGCTTTCGGGGCCCGTCCACAAACTCAGCCTGCTCGCCCGCGACAAGCAGCAGCTGCGCCGGTGCTACAacgagcagtggcagcagctgagcCAGGAGTTCGCCCGG GCCACTCAACAAGAGCCTGAGCGACTGAAGGCCCAGTACCTCACCCACATCCGTGAGAGCGCCCAGGCGAAGCGCAAGTACCAGGAAGCCAGCAAAG AAAAGGAGCGAGAGAAAGCCAAAGACCGATATGTGCGGAGCCTGTGGAAGCTCTACTCGTTGCACAACCAGTACGTGCTGGCCCTCAGGGCCGCGGAAGTACACCATGCCCACCACTTCCAGCAGGTGCTGCCCGGCATGCTGCAATCTCTCTACAGCCTGCAGATGGAGATGGCCCACATCAC AAAGGAGGCATTGCAGGAGTACGCTGCCATCACCAGCCTCGTGCAAGAAGAGATGGTGTCTGTGCACCAAGCAATGCGCAGGGCCCTCGAGCGCCTCCACCCGGCCGCGGAGTATAACGGCTTCACTCCCCAGTGCAG CTGCGGGAGCGAGCCCCCTTCAGTGGTGGCCTTTGACAAGAGCCTTCTGGAGGACGTGGAGGCAGAAGGCCTGCAAGCAGGGGAGCTGCAGCTGAACGAGCTCACCCTGGAAAGCGTGCAGCACAC CCTCACCTCAGTAGAGGAGGAGCTGGCTGGGGCCATCAGAAGCACCGAGAACCACCAGCAGCGGGTCCAGGCCCTGCAGGGAGAAATCCAGAAGGAAGAGTGTGCCGGCAGCACTGCAGAGCG GGTCCTCCTGCTGGCAAAGCGCCAGGCCCTGCACGAAGCCCTGCTCCACGCTCAGGTGGCCCAATGCAGTCAGGCCAAGCTTCAGGCCCAAAAGGAGGTGCTGCAACACAAGCTGAAGGAACTGGGCTCCAGGGACCCCCCGCCTGCCCCAACCCTGCAAGAGGAGAGTCAGCCACTGATCCCTGTGGGGCAG GAACTGGAACGTGATGGGACTCGAAGACCGGCCTTGGAGGTCCTGAAACACCACTTCTCCGGCATCTTCCGCCCGCGCTTCTCC CTGCCACCCGCTATGCCTGTCCTGCCGGAGGCACAAAAGCCCCTCAGCCAGCAAGCCTGGTACCATGGTGCCATCCCCCGCCTggaggtgctgcagctgctgcaggctgACGGGGACTTCTTGGTGCGGGAGAGCCAAGGCAAGCAGGAGTATGTCCTCTCTGTGCTGTGGGATGGCCAGCCCCGGCACTTCATCCTCCAAGCGGTGGAG AACCAGTATCGCCTGGAGGGCGAAGCATTCCCAACCATCCCCCTGCTCATCGACCATTTCCTTAAGACCAAGCAGCTTGTCACGAAGAAGAGTGGCATCCTTTTGGTCAAGCCCATCATCAAG GACAAGTGGGTGCTGGCGCATGAGGACATTCTGTTGGGAGAGCGCATAGGGCAG ggCCACTTTGGGGAGGTGTTCAGTGGGCGCCTGCTTTCCGACAACACTCCAGTGGCCGTGAAGTCCTGCCGTGAAACTCTCCCGCCGGAGCTGAAGGCCAGATTCCTGCAAGAGGCTAG GATCCTAAAGCAATATGATCACCCCAATATTGTTCGACTCATTGGCGTCTGCACTCAGAAACACCCCATTTACATTGTCATGGAGCTAGTTCAGG GAGGAGACTTTCTTAGCTTCCTGCGGAATGATGGGGCCCGGCTGAAAGTGAAGGAGCTGCTCCGGATGATGCAGGATGCAGCAGCGGGGATGGAGTATCTGGCAAGCAAGTGCTGCATCCACCG GGATCTAGCGGCACGGAACTGCCTGGTGACAGAGAATAACAAACTCAAGATCAGTGACTTTGGGATGTCCCGAGAGGAGGAAGATGGCATTTATTCCTCCATGGGCGGCATGAAGCAGATCCCTGTGAAGTGGACAGCACCGGAAGCCCTCTGTTACG GTCGGTActcttctgaaagtgatgtctgGAGCTTTGGGATCCTGGTTTGGGAAACCTTCAGTCTGGGTGCTACACCTTATTCCAATATGAGCAACCAGCAGACCCGTGAGGCTGTGGAAAAGG GAATGAGGATGAGTTGTCCCGATCAGTGCCCGAAAGAAGTGTATCAGCTCATGCTGAGGTGCTGGGAATACAACCCCCAGGACAGGCCAATGTTTAGCACCCTTCTCCGGGAACTTGTTGCTTTTCAGAAGAAGCTGTTGTGA
- the FES gene encoding tyrosine-protein kinase Fes/Fps isoform X1, whose translation MGPQALPRAGLNCLGTRLFCPRAYWDGVTLTRPAQAQGMQDHHQGTSPARQLVGGPGFGVQLGCPEGHSGLLQLQEAEIRQLEGLRKWMGQRAKSDREYAALLHQMYCAAEKQESSRQPGPSQTGQCWWSLVTQTEALSQLLQQHAEALLSGPVHKLSLLARDKQQLRRCYNEQWQQLSQEFARATQQEPERLKAQYLTHIRESAQAKRKYQEASKEKEREKAKDRYVRSLWKLYSLHNQYVLALRAAEVHHAHHFQQVLPGMLQSLYSLQMEMAHITKEALQEYAAITSLVQEEMVSVHQAMRRALERLHPAAEYNGFTPQCSCGSEPPSVVAFDKSLLEDVEAEGLQAGELQLNELTLESVQHTLTSVEEELAGAIRSTENHQQRVQALQGEIQKEECAGSTAERVLLLAKRQALHEALLHAQVAQCSQAKLQAQKEVLQHKLKELGSRDPPPAPTLQEESQPLIPVGQELERDGTRRPALEVLKHHFSGIFRPRFSLPPAMPVLPEAQKPLSQQAWYHGAIPRLEVLQLLQADGDFLVRESQGKQEYVLSVLWDGQPRHFILQAVENQYRLEGEAFPTIPLLIDHFLKTKQLVTKKSGILLVKPIIKDKWVLAHEDILLGERIGQGHFGEVFSGRLLSDNTPVAVKSCRETLPPELKARFLQEARILKQYDHPNIVRLIGVCTQKHPIYIVMELVQGGDFLSFLRNDGARLKVKELLRMMQDAAAGMEYLASKCCIHRDLAARNCLVTENNKLKISDFGMSREEEDGIYSSMGGMKQIPVKWTAPEALCYGRYSSESDVWSFGILVWETFSLGATPYSNMSNQQTREAVEKGMRMSCPDQCPKEVYQLMLRCWEYNPQDRPMFSTLLRELVAFQKKLL comes from the exons ATGGGTCCTCAGGCACTGCCCAGGGCAGGCCTTAACTGTTTAGGCACACGGCTTTTTTGTCCAAGGGCATACTGGGATGGG GTCACGCTAACGAGACCGGCACAGGCTCAGGGTATGCAGGACCATCACCAG GGAACGAGCCCAGCGAGGCAGCTCGTCGGCGGCCCGGGCTTCGGGGTGCAGCTGGGCTGCCCCGAGGGCCACAGCgggctgctgcagctgcaggAAGCGGAGATCCGCCAGCTGGAGGGGCTGAGGAAGTGGATGGGGCAGCGCGCCAAGAGCGACCGCGAGTACGCCGCCCTGCTGCACCAGATGTACTGCGCGGCCGAGAAGCAGGAGAGCAGCCGGCAGCCCGGCCCCAGCCAGACCGGCCAG TGCTGGTGGTCGCTGGTGACCCAGACGGAGGCGCTGAGCCAGCTCCTGCAGCAGCACGCCGAGGCCCTGCTTTCGGGGCCCGTCCACAAACTCAGCCTGCTCGCCCGCGACAAGCAGCAGCTGCGCCGGTGCTACAacgagcagtggcagcagctgagcCAGGAGTTCGCCCGG GCCACTCAACAAGAGCCTGAGCGACTGAAGGCCCAGTACCTCACCCACATCCGTGAGAGCGCCCAGGCGAAGCGCAAGTACCAGGAAGCCAGCAAAG AAAAGGAGCGAGAGAAAGCCAAAGACCGATATGTGCGGAGCCTGTGGAAGCTCTACTCGTTGCACAACCAGTACGTGCTGGCCCTCAGGGCCGCGGAAGTACACCATGCCCACCACTTCCAGCAGGTGCTGCCCGGCATGCTGCAATCTCTCTACAGCCTGCAGATGGAGATGGCCCACATCAC AAAGGAGGCATTGCAGGAGTACGCTGCCATCACCAGCCTCGTGCAAGAAGAGATGGTGTCTGTGCACCAAGCAATGCGCAGGGCCCTCGAGCGCCTCCACCCGGCCGCGGAGTATAACGGCTTCACTCCCCAGTGCAG CTGCGGGAGCGAGCCCCCTTCAGTGGTGGCCTTTGACAAGAGCCTTCTGGAGGACGTGGAGGCAGAAGGCCTGCAAGCAGGGGAGCTGCAGCTGAACGAGCTCACCCTGGAAAGCGTGCAGCACAC CCTCACCTCAGTAGAGGAGGAGCTGGCTGGGGCCATCAGAAGCACCGAGAACCACCAGCAGCGGGTCCAGGCCCTGCAGGGAGAAATCCAGAAGGAAGAGTGTGCCGGCAGCACTGCAGAGCG GGTCCTCCTGCTGGCAAAGCGCCAGGCCCTGCACGAAGCCCTGCTCCACGCTCAGGTGGCCCAATGCAGTCAGGCCAAGCTTCAGGCCCAAAAGGAGGTGCTGCAACACAAGCTGAAGGAACTGGGCTCCAGGGACCCCCCGCCTGCCCCAACCCTGCAAGAGGAGAGTCAGCCACTGATCCCTGTGGGGCAG GAACTGGAACGTGATGGGACTCGAAGACCGGCCTTGGAGGTCCTGAAACACCACTTCTCCGGCATCTTCCGCCCGCGCTTCTCC CTGCCACCCGCTATGCCTGTCCTGCCGGAGGCACAAAAGCCCCTCAGCCAGCAAGCCTGGTACCATGGTGCCATCCCCCGCCTggaggtgctgcagctgctgcaggctgACGGGGACTTCTTGGTGCGGGAGAGCCAAGGCAAGCAGGAGTATGTCCTCTCTGTGCTGTGGGATGGCCAGCCCCGGCACTTCATCCTCCAAGCGGTGGAG AACCAGTATCGCCTGGAGGGCGAAGCATTCCCAACCATCCCCCTGCTCATCGACCATTTCCTTAAGACCAAGCAGCTTGTCACGAAGAAGAGTGGCATCCTTTTGGTCAAGCCCATCATCAAG GACAAGTGGGTGCTGGCGCATGAGGACATTCTGTTGGGAGAGCGCATAGGGCAG ggCCACTTTGGGGAGGTGTTCAGTGGGCGCCTGCTTTCCGACAACACTCCAGTGGCCGTGAAGTCCTGCCGTGAAACTCTCCCGCCGGAGCTGAAGGCCAGATTCCTGCAAGAGGCTAG GATCCTAAAGCAATATGATCACCCCAATATTGTTCGACTCATTGGCGTCTGCACTCAGAAACACCCCATTTACATTGTCATGGAGCTAGTTCAGG GAGGAGACTTTCTTAGCTTCCTGCGGAATGATGGGGCCCGGCTGAAAGTGAAGGAGCTGCTCCGGATGATGCAGGATGCAGCAGCGGGGATGGAGTATCTGGCAAGCAAGTGCTGCATCCACCG GGATCTAGCGGCACGGAACTGCCTGGTGACAGAGAATAACAAACTCAAGATCAGTGACTTTGGGATGTCCCGAGAGGAGGAAGATGGCATTTATTCCTCCATGGGCGGCATGAAGCAGATCCCTGTGAAGTGGACAGCACCGGAAGCCCTCTGTTACG GTCGGTActcttctgaaagtgatgtctgGAGCTTTGGGATCCTGGTTTGGGAAACCTTCAGTCTGGGTGCTACACCTTATTCCAATATGAGCAACCAGCAGACCCGTGAGGCTGTGGAAAAGG GAATGAGGATGAGTTGTCCCGATCAGTGCCCGAAAGAAGTGTATCAGCTCATGCTGAGGTGCTGGGAATACAACCCCCAGGACAGGCCAATGTTTAGCACCCTTCTCCGGGAACTTGTTGCTTTTCAGAAGAAGCTGTTGTGA
- the FES gene encoding tyrosine-protein kinase Fes/Fps isoform X4 has protein sequence MGPQALPRAGLNCLGTRLFCPRAYWDGVTLTRPAQAQGMQDHHQGTSPARQLVGGPGFGVQLGCPEGHSGLLQLQEAEIRQLEGLRKWMGQRAKSDREYAALLHQMYCAAEKQESSRQPGPSQTGQCWWSLVTQTEALSQLLQQHAEALLSGPVHKLSLLARDKQQLRRCYNEQWQQLSQEFARATQQEPERLKAQYLTHIRESAQAKRKYQEASKEKEREKAKDRYVRSLWKLYSLHNQYVLALRAAEVHHAHHFQQVLPGMLQSLYSLQMEMAHITKEALQEYAAITSLVQEEMVSVHQAMRRALERLHPAAEYNGFTPQCSCGSEPPSVVAFDKSLLEDVEAEGLQAGELQLNELTLESVQHTLTSVEEELAGAIRSTENHQQRVQALQGEIQKEECAGSTAERVLLLAKRQALHEALLHAQVAQCSQAKLQAQKEVLQHKLKELGSRDPPPAPTLQEESQPLIPVGQELERDGTRRPALEVLKHHFSGIFRPRFSLPPAMPVLPEAQKPLSQQAWYHGAIPRLEVLQLLQADGDFLVRESQGKQEYVLSVLWDGQPRHFILQAVENQYRLEGEAFPTIPLLIDHFLKTKQLVTKKSGILLVKPIIKDKWVLAHEDILLGERIGQGHFGEVFSGRLLSDNTPVAVKSCRETLPPELKARFLQEARILKQYDHPNIVRLIGVCTQKHPIYIVMELVQEHHNHLSCL, from the exons ATGGGTCCTCAGGCACTGCCCAGGGCAGGCCTTAACTGTTTAGGCACACGGCTTTTTTGTCCAAGGGCATACTGGGATGGG GTCACGCTAACGAGACCGGCACAGGCTCAGGGTATGCAGGACCATCACCAG GGAACGAGCCCAGCGAGGCAGCTCGTCGGCGGCCCGGGCTTCGGGGTGCAGCTGGGCTGCCCCGAGGGCCACAGCgggctgctgcagctgcaggAAGCGGAGATCCGCCAGCTGGAGGGGCTGAGGAAGTGGATGGGGCAGCGCGCCAAGAGCGACCGCGAGTACGCCGCCCTGCTGCACCAGATGTACTGCGCGGCCGAGAAGCAGGAGAGCAGCCGGCAGCCCGGCCCCAGCCAGACCGGCCAG TGCTGGTGGTCGCTGGTGACCCAGACGGAGGCGCTGAGCCAGCTCCTGCAGCAGCACGCCGAGGCCCTGCTTTCGGGGCCCGTCCACAAACTCAGCCTGCTCGCCCGCGACAAGCAGCAGCTGCGCCGGTGCTACAacgagcagtggcagcagctgagcCAGGAGTTCGCCCGG GCCACTCAACAAGAGCCTGAGCGACTGAAGGCCCAGTACCTCACCCACATCCGTGAGAGCGCCCAGGCGAAGCGCAAGTACCAGGAAGCCAGCAAAG AAAAGGAGCGAGAGAAAGCCAAAGACCGATATGTGCGGAGCCTGTGGAAGCTCTACTCGTTGCACAACCAGTACGTGCTGGCCCTCAGGGCCGCGGAAGTACACCATGCCCACCACTTCCAGCAGGTGCTGCCCGGCATGCTGCAATCTCTCTACAGCCTGCAGATGGAGATGGCCCACATCAC AAAGGAGGCATTGCAGGAGTACGCTGCCATCACCAGCCTCGTGCAAGAAGAGATGGTGTCTGTGCACCAAGCAATGCGCAGGGCCCTCGAGCGCCTCCACCCGGCCGCGGAGTATAACGGCTTCACTCCCCAGTGCAG CTGCGGGAGCGAGCCCCCTTCAGTGGTGGCCTTTGACAAGAGCCTTCTGGAGGACGTGGAGGCAGAAGGCCTGCAAGCAGGGGAGCTGCAGCTGAACGAGCTCACCCTGGAAAGCGTGCAGCACAC CCTCACCTCAGTAGAGGAGGAGCTGGCTGGGGCCATCAGAAGCACCGAGAACCACCAGCAGCGGGTCCAGGCCCTGCAGGGAGAAATCCAGAAGGAAGAGTGTGCCGGCAGCACTGCAGAGCG GGTCCTCCTGCTGGCAAAGCGCCAGGCCCTGCACGAAGCCCTGCTCCACGCTCAGGTGGCCCAATGCAGTCAGGCCAAGCTTCAGGCCCAAAAGGAGGTGCTGCAACACAAGCTGAAGGAACTGGGCTCCAGGGACCCCCCGCCTGCCCCAACCCTGCAAGAGGAGAGTCAGCCACTGATCCCTGTGGGGCAG GAACTGGAACGTGATGGGACTCGAAGACCGGCCTTGGAGGTCCTGAAACACCACTTCTCCGGCATCTTCCGCCCGCGCTTCTCC CTGCCACCCGCTATGCCTGTCCTGCCGGAGGCACAAAAGCCCCTCAGCCAGCAAGCCTGGTACCATGGTGCCATCCCCCGCCTggaggtgctgcagctgctgcaggctgACGGGGACTTCTTGGTGCGGGAGAGCCAAGGCAAGCAGGAGTATGTCCTCTCTGTGCTGTGGGATGGCCAGCCCCGGCACTTCATCCTCCAAGCGGTGGAG AACCAGTATCGCCTGGAGGGCGAAGCATTCCCAACCATCCCCCTGCTCATCGACCATTTCCTTAAGACCAAGCAGCTTGTCACGAAGAAGAGTGGCATCCTTTTGGTCAAGCCCATCATCAAG GACAAGTGGGTGCTGGCGCATGAGGACATTCTGTTGGGAGAGCGCATAGGGCAG ggCCACTTTGGGGAGGTGTTCAGTGGGCGCCTGCTTTCCGACAACACTCCAGTGGCCGTGAAGTCCTGCCGTGAAACTCTCCCGCCGGAGCTGAAGGCCAGATTCCTGCAAGAGGCTAG GATCCTAAAGCAATATGATCACCCCAATATTGTTCGACTCATTGGCGTCTGCACTCAGAAACACCCCATTTACATTGTCATGGAGCTAGTTCAGG AACATCATAACCATCTGTCTTGCCTGTAG